A window from Mesorhizobium sp. WSM2240 encodes these proteins:
- a CDS encoding L-idonate 5-dehydrogenase, which yields MTDHAIAATLFGPQDLRMIEHPLGPLAPGMVRVRFGAGGICGSDLHYFRHARTGDFIVTSPLILGHEIAGEIVEINGAAPGLSVGDHVAVNPSRWCGHCARCLEGRANLCENIYFMGSASKTPHMQGGFASVFDAVPAQCVKVPSHVAYQAAALAEPLAVSLHAVGRAGDVRDRSMILFGAGPIGLLTMLAAKLKGCGEITVADIAAAPLAFATKLGADRTVDLSGGDAGLQALAAEKPFDVAFEISGTAAGLAAAIASVRRGGTVVQVGNLPGGQIPVPANAVMAKEIDLKGTFRFGEEFGRAVDLIVSGEVDVLKLVTAERTLSSAPDAFGLAADRSQSVKVVLTAG from the coding sequence ATGACCGACCACGCAATCGCCGCGACCCTGTTCGGACCCCAGGACCTGCGGATGATAGAACATCCGCTCGGGCCGCTCGCGCCGGGCATGGTGCGGGTGCGCTTCGGGGCGGGCGGGATATGCGGCTCCGACCTGCACTATTTCCGCCATGCACGGACCGGCGATTTCATCGTCACCTCGCCGCTGATCCTCGGCCACGAGATTGCCGGCGAAATCGTGGAGATAAATGGCGCAGCGCCGGGCTTGAGCGTCGGCGACCACGTCGCGGTCAATCCGTCGCGCTGGTGCGGACATTGCGCCCGCTGCCTGGAGGGCCGCGCCAATCTCTGCGAAAACATCTACTTCATGGGTTCGGCTTCCAAGACGCCGCATATGCAGGGCGGCTTTGCCAGCGTGTTCGACGCGGTGCCGGCGCAATGCGTAAAGGTTCCATCGCACGTGGCCTATCAGGCGGCCGCGCTCGCCGAGCCGCTGGCGGTCAGCCTGCACGCGGTAGGGCGGGCGGGTGATGTCAGGGACAGGAGCATGATTCTGTTCGGGGCCGGGCCGATCGGGCTTTTGACCATGCTCGCGGCCAAGCTCAAGGGCTGCGGAGAAATCACCGTCGCCGACATCGCGGCGGCTCCCCTCGCCTTCGCCACCAAACTCGGCGCTGACCGGACTGTCGACCTCTCAGGCGGCGACGCCGGGTTGCAGGCGCTGGCGGCCGAAAAGCCGTTCGATGTCGCTTTCGAGATCTCGGGCACCGCGGCCGGCCTCGCCGCGGCAATCGCCAGCGTGCGGCGCGGAGGAACGGTCGTCCAGGTCGGGAATCTTCCGGGCGGCCAGATCCCCGTGCCCGCCAATGCGGTGATGGCCAAGGAAATCGACCTGAAGGGCACGTTCCGGTTCGGAGAGGAGTTCGGCCGGGCGGTCGACCTGATCGTCAGCGGCGAGGTCGACGTGCTGAAGCTGGTGACCGCCGAGCGCACCCTGTCCTCGGCTCCGGACGCATTCGGCCTCGCAGCCGACCGCTCGCAAAGCGTCAAGGTCGTGCTCACCGCCGGCTGA
- a CDS encoding GNAT family N-acetyltransferase translates to MAHDDLSEISAASHAAVLALNNAHAAELSWLEPNELSRLLGESFYARRIGEVDAFLLAFDQDARYDSPNFEWFRARYPRFVYVDRVVVAGHTRGRGHARRLYADLFDHAARSGHDLIACEVNEDPPNPASDAFHAALGFSVAGQARIHGGKKAVRYFTRPLAPA, encoded by the coding sequence GTGGCACACGACGATCTGTCGGAAATTTCCGCGGCCTCCCATGCCGCGGTTCTGGCGCTCAACAATGCCCATGCGGCGGAATTGTCGTGGCTGGAGCCCAATGAACTGTCGCGCCTGCTCGGCGAGTCGTTTTATGCAAGGCGGATCGGCGAAGTCGACGCTTTCCTGCTCGCCTTCGACCAGGACGCCCGCTACGACAGTCCGAATTTCGAATGGTTTCGCGCCCGTTACCCGCGTTTCGTCTACGTGGACCGCGTGGTGGTCGCCGGCCATACGCGGGGGCGCGGCCATGCCCGCCGGCTCTATGCCGATCTCTTCGACCATGCCGCGCGCTCCGGCCACGATCTGATCGCCTGCGAGGTCAATGAAGATCCGCCGAACCCTGCTTCCGACGCCTTCCACGCCGCCCTCGGCTTTTCCGTCGCCGGGCAGGCGCGGATCCATGGCGGCAAAAAGGCGGTGCGCTATTTCACGCGGCCGCTCGCGCCCGCTTGA
- a CDS encoding endonuclease/exonuclease/phosphatase family protein — MPLRRFRFFDPVQLDLLKRAPRRLGSIKAQIKNRIRHQQLAARAADPHRLGQAAGHQVTVASYNIHKCLGVDRRFDPERVAAVIAEIGADVVALQEADQRFGERRGLLDLRALEAASGLSLVRTSLAPNGHGWRGNALLIRTGVVRSVRRLALPGAEPRGALVVVLELPSGPLRVVAAHLGLLRRVRRWQVRAIVDAVDDGTRIPTLLLGDLNEWRPGPRSSLHDLRPLFGPLPAAPMSFPSYYPMVALDRVIGSPGLVTALEAHHTPLSEVASDHLPLKATIDIPAALDALGIRQPELQPS; from the coding sequence ATGCCTCTTCGACGCTTTCGCTTCTTCGATCCGGTCCAGCTCGATCTACTCAAGCGCGCGCCACGCCGCCTGGGATCGATAAAGGCCCAGATCAAGAACCGCATCCGTCATCAGCAGCTTGCGGCGCGCGCAGCCGACCCGCACAGGCTGGGCCAGGCCGCCGGGCATCAGGTCACCGTCGCCTCCTATAATATCCATAAGTGCCTGGGCGTCGACCGCCGCTTCGATCCCGAGCGGGTGGCGGCGGTCATCGCCGAGATCGGCGCGGACGTAGTGGCGCTGCAGGAAGCCGACCAGCGTTTTGGCGAGCGCCGCGGCCTTCTGGACCTGCGGGCGCTGGAGGCGGCTTCCGGGCTATCGCTGGTGAGGACTTCGCTCGCCCCCAACGGCCATGGATGGCGCGGCAATGCGTTGCTCATCAGGACAGGCGTCGTGCGCAGCGTCAGGCGGCTGGCGCTGCCCGGCGCCGAGCCACGCGGTGCGCTGGTGGTGGTTCTGGAACTGCCTTCCGGGCCGTTGCGGGTGGTGGCCGCCCATCTCGGGCTCCTGCGGCGAGTGCGCCGCTGGCAGGTACGCGCCATAGTCGACGCTGTCGACGATGGCACCCGTATCCCAACGCTGCTGCTCGGCGACCTGAACGAATGGCGGCCGGGGCCGCGTTCGTCGCTGCACGATCTAAGGCCGCTCTTCGGGCCGCTGCCCGCCGCGCCGATGAGCTTTCCGTCCTACTATCCCATGGTGGCGCTCGACCGCGTCATCGGCTCGCCCGGACTGGTCACTGCGCTCGAAGCGCACCACACGCCGCTGTCGGAGGTGGCGTCGGATCATCTGCCGCTTAAGGCGACGATCGATATTCCGGCGGCGCTGGATGCCCTGGGCATCAGGCAGCCGGAGTTGCAGCCTTCCTGA
- a CDS encoding phospholipase D family protein, with amino-acid sequence MGTLSIALAVLAGLVLFLYLAVYSYGRFARHEQGAPSISLDVSEGQAALDAAIAPLLGKHPGETGLQLLSGNLHAFAVRAAASRNAGRSLDLQYYYWKDDLTGRLLANEVLMAADRGVRVRLLLDDVNVNGRDANYCALDAHPNIEVRLFNPCRSRDGSFRRGLEMLLRYYSVVRRMHNKAWIVDGRLAIVGGRNIGDAYFDAAEASNFRDMDILMVGPAVQQTEAIFDAYWNSSVVIPIKTLAGSRRGNLPKLRQALQSSPSHAAAIPYLGRVLEEEDVQDMLAGIQKLHWTASARVVSDPPEKAFDGKRENWLIKAVMPAVASARSRLEIVSPYFIPGEDGANILLDLVAQGVSVSVLTNSLAATDVSAVHGAYARYRKRLIEGGIRLFELRPREARQDISLFGSSGASLHTKAFLVDDRTGFVGSFNFDPRSASLNTEMGIMFDHAELAKEVQAVFEQEMSPRRSYRVVLGNGAIGWEDGPVGAAKILSAEPEASLRRRMIAMLVGLLPIEEQL; translated from the coding sequence ATGGGCACCCTGTCGATAGCGCTGGCCGTACTGGCGGGACTGGTGCTGTTCCTTTATCTTGCGGTCTATTCCTATGGCCGGTTCGCCCGCCACGAACAGGGTGCGCCATCGATCAGCCTCGATGTGTCCGAAGGACAGGCGGCGCTCGACGCCGCGATTGCGCCGCTGCTCGGGAAGCATCCGGGCGAAACCGGCCTGCAACTGCTCAGTGGAAATCTGCATGCCTTTGCCGTTCGCGCCGCGGCTTCGCGCAATGCCGGCCGAAGCCTCGACCTACAATATTATTACTGGAAGGACGATCTGACCGGCAGACTGCTGGCTAATGAGGTCCTCATGGCTGCGGATCGCGGCGTGCGCGTGCGCCTGCTGCTCGACGACGTCAACGTCAATGGCCGCGACGCCAATTACTGCGCGCTCGACGCCCACCCGAACATCGAGGTGCGGCTGTTCAATCCCTGCCGCAGCCGTGACGGCTCGTTTCGTCGCGGCCTGGAAATGCTGCTGCGCTACTACAGCGTGGTCAGGCGCATGCATAACAAGGCGTGGATCGTCGATGGCCGGCTCGCCATCGTCGGTGGGCGCAACATAGGCGATGCCTATTTCGACGCCGCCGAAGCCTCGAATTTCCGCGATATGGACATCCTGATGGTAGGGCCGGCGGTTCAGCAGACCGAAGCGATATTCGACGCCTACTGGAACAGCAGCGTCGTCATTCCGATCAAGACGCTCGCGGGCTCACGAAGGGGCAATCTGCCGAAACTGCGCCAGGCGCTGCAATCGTCGCCTTCACATGCAGCCGCAATTCCCTATCTGGGCCGCGTGCTGGAGGAAGAAGACGTCCAGGACATGCTGGCGGGTATCCAGAAGCTGCACTGGACCGCAAGTGCGCGCGTCGTCTCCGACCCACCGGAGAAAGCCTTTGACGGAAAACGGGAGAACTGGCTTATAAAGGCCGTTATGCCGGCGGTCGCCTCCGCCAGGAGCCGGCTTGAGATCGTATCGCCCTACTTCATTCCCGGCGAAGATGGCGCAAACATACTGCTGGACCTTGTCGCCCAAGGCGTGAGCGTTTCCGTTCTCACCAATTCATTGGCCGCGACCGACGTTTCGGCGGTCCACGGCGCCTATGCGCGATACCGCAAACGGCTGATCGAAGGCGGCATCCGGTTGTTCGAGCTTCGTCCGCGAGAAGCGCGGCAGGATATTTCCCTGTTCGGTTCGAGCGGCGCCAGCCTCCACACAAAGGCGTTTCTGGTCGACGACAGGACCGGCTTCGTCGGCTCGTTCAATTTCGACCCGCGCTCGGCCTCCCTCAATACTGAAATGGGCATCATGTTTGACCATGCAGAACTGGCCAAGGAGGTGCAGGCGGTGTTTGAGCAGGAGATGTCGCCGCGCCGAAGCTACCGCGTTGTGCTTGGAAACGGCGCCATAGGATGGGAAGATGGGCCGGTCGGCGCAGCGAAGATCCTGAGCGCCGAGCCCGAGGCCAGCCTGCGGCGGCGCATGATCGCGATGCTGGTTGGACTACTGCCTATCGAGGAGCAACTTTAG
- a CDS encoding branched-chain amino acid ABC transporter permease has product MTRVIDMRTVTLLGGLAVIVALVFVWQGNAYGVRMLVEASCLAIVALGLNIQWGYAGLFNAGVMGFIAIAAFTSMLVSFPVNPVFWQSEAPGMLLRTGIYLAIGVAATYLVSRADRIGVPKKLRTILTVLAAAITYLTVQNGLSPAAALIEQGSSFVGGFGLPVGFGWVLGGLVAGMLAWFIGRITLGLRSDYLAIATLGIAEIVKSFLKNADWLTRGTLTVSPLPWPVPTPNEIGFVAARSAYLALTAILIVAIYILLQRGWASPWGRMMRAIRDNETAAEAVGKDVNRRRLEMFVLGNIIVGVGGAALVTFGGIFDPSGFNPINHTFLVLIMVVLGGSGNNLGTIFGALLVYVIWTMSEPAALILFRYGASWVQQIFDIAPPSDLPTRALQMRVFVIGLTIILVLRFAPRGLLPEKVMKYE; this is encoded by the coding sequence GTGACGCGGGTGATCGATATGCGTACGGTCACGCTCCTCGGCGGCCTCGCCGTCATCGTGGCGCTCGTATTCGTCTGGCAGGGCAACGCCTATGGCGTGCGAATGCTGGTCGAGGCAAGCTGCCTCGCCATCGTCGCGCTAGGCCTCAACATTCAGTGGGGCTATGCCGGGCTCTTCAATGCCGGCGTCATGGGCTTCATCGCCATCGCCGCTTTCACCAGCATGCTGGTCTCGTTTCCGGTCAATCCCGTTTTCTGGCAGTCCGAGGCGCCGGGCATGCTGCTGCGCACAGGGATCTATTTAGCAATCGGAGTCGCAGCCACATATCTCGTCAGCCGTGCCGACCGTATCGGCGTACCGAAAAAGCTCCGCACCATCCTCACGGTCCTTGCCGCCGCCATAACCTACCTCACGGTGCAGAACGGGCTCAGCCCCGCGGCAGCGTTGATCGAGCAAGGCTCCAGTTTCGTCGGCGGCTTCGGCTTGCCGGTCGGGTTCGGCTGGGTGCTCGGCGGTCTCGTCGCCGGCATGCTGGCCTGGTTCATCGGCCGCATCACGCTCGGCCTGCGGTCAGACTATCTCGCCATCGCAACCCTCGGCATCGCCGAGATCGTCAAGTCATTCCTGAAGAACGCCGACTGGCTGACCAGGGGCACGCTGACCGTGTCGCCGCTGCCCTGGCCAGTTCCGACCCCCAACGAGATCGGCTTCGTGGCGGCGCGCTCCGCTTATCTTGCGCTGACCGCCATACTGATCGTCGCGATCTACATCCTGCTGCAGCGCGGCTGGGCTTCGCCCTGGGGCCGGATGATGCGCGCCATCCGCGACAATGAAACGGCCGCCGAAGCTGTCGGCAAGGATGTGAACCGCCGCCGACTGGAGATGTTCGTGCTCGGAAACATCATTGTGGGAGTCGGCGGCGCAGCACTCGTCACCTTTGGCGGTATCTTCGATCCGAGCGGTTTCAACCCGATCAACCACACCTTCCTCGTCCTGATCATGGTCGTGCTCGGCGGGTCGGGAAACAATCTCGGGACGATTTTCGGCGCGCTGTTAGTCTATGTGATCTGGACCATGTCGGAGCCGGCGGCACTCATCCTGTTCCGGTACGGTGCAAGCTGGGTACAGCAGATATTCGACATCGCGCCGCCGTCGGACCTGCCGACCCGAGCCCTGCAGATGCGCGTTTTCGTGATCGGGCTGACCATCATTCTCGTGCTGCGCTTCGCGCCCAGGGGCCTGCTGCCCGAGAAAGTGATGAAATACGAATAG
- a CDS encoding branched-chain amino acid ABC transporter permease: MEDVGLLAAMPINEIVFFINKVVVAGLIIGSVYGLGAVGMTLVSGILRFANFAHGDIMTLGAFVAFVLTMLMPGLGVLVGLPTAFIVMPLAMIVTAAVTIFLDKRFYAPLRTVGYKPITLVIASFGVMLMLQGVIRLFFGTAPRQMYVTAKDIYRIPFGGRAIIVTEPQLLLIVFTIVSIIALHLFLTRSRTGKAMRAMSDNADLARISGISTGHVVRTTWVIAGSLAAAAGTLLAMDVSLKPDLSFNLLLPIVAAMIVGGVGQPYGAISGGLLVGFTETLSVFNWAILLRPLKPHLPEWLEIPANLAFVPTEYKLVVPFFILVAVLIWRPHGIFRGRVL; the protein is encoded by the coding sequence ATGGAAGACGTCGGCTTGCTGGCGGCGATGCCAATCAACGAGATCGTGTTCTTCATCAACAAGGTGGTCGTCGCCGGGCTGATCATCGGCTCGGTCTACGGGCTCGGCGCAGTCGGCATGACGCTGGTTTCGGGCATATTGCGTTTCGCCAATTTCGCCCATGGCGACATCATGACGCTCGGCGCTTTCGTGGCCTTCGTGCTGACCATGCTGATGCCGGGCCTTGGCGTGCTGGTCGGCCTGCCTACCGCCTTTATAGTCATGCCCTTGGCGATGATTGTCACTGCCGCCGTCACGATCTTCCTCGACAAAAGGTTCTACGCGCCGCTCCGGACCGTCGGCTACAAGCCGATCACGCTGGTCATCGCCTCCTTCGGCGTCATGCTGATGCTGCAGGGCGTGATCCGGCTGTTCTTCGGCACCGCACCCCGCCAGATGTATGTCACTGCGAAGGACATCTATCGCATTCCGTTCGGCGGACGCGCCATCATCGTGACGGAGCCGCAACTGCTTTTGATCGTCTTTACGATAGTAAGCATCATCGCTCTGCACCTGTTCCTGACGCGCTCGCGCACTGGCAAGGCGATGCGGGCAATGTCCGACAATGCCGATCTGGCGCGCATTTCCGGCATCAGCACCGGCCATGTCGTGCGGACCACCTGGGTCATCGCCGGCAGCCTGGCGGCGGCGGCCGGGACGCTGCTCGCCATGGATGTGAGCCTGAAGCCCGATCTGAGTTTCAACCTTCTGCTGCCGATCGTCGCCGCCATGATCGTTGGCGGCGTGGGGCAGCCCTATGGCGCGATCAGCGGCGGCCTGCTGGTCGGCTTCACCGAAACACTTTCCGTGTTCAACTGGGCGATCCTGCTGCGGCCGCTGAAGCCGCATCTGCCGGAATGGCTGGAAATCCCGGCGAACCTCGCCTTTGTGCCGACGGAATACAAGCTGGTCGTGCCGTTCTTCATCCTTGTCGCCGTGCTGATCTGGCGTCCTCACGGCATTTTCAGGGGGAGGGTGCTGTGA
- a CDS encoding ABC transporter ATP-binding protein, which translates to MSILSMRDIHAGYGGANILNGVSIEIEAHEIGVIVGPNGAGKSTTLKALFGLLTVSEGSVTFDGEDVTNKNPETLVRRGLSFVPQEFNVFPTLSVRENLEMGAYIRRDDFRPLIEKIFEYFPPLRDKHRQPAGELSGGQRQMVAIGRALMMEPKLLLLDEPTAGLSPRYMGEIFERVIAINESGVGILMVEQNARQALAIAHKGFVLAGGRNSFTDTGQALLDNPEVAESFLGGGVH; encoded by the coding sequence ATGAGCATATTGAGCATGCGCGACATCCATGCCGGCTATGGCGGCGCAAACATCCTGAACGGCGTCAGCATCGAAATCGAGGCCCACGAGATCGGCGTCATCGTCGGGCCGAACGGAGCGGGCAAGTCGACGACGCTGAAGGCGTTGTTCGGCCTGCTGACGGTGTCGGAGGGTAGCGTCACCTTCGACGGCGAGGACGTCACCAACAAAAACCCCGAGACGCTGGTGCGGCGCGGCCTGTCTTTCGTGCCACAGGAGTTCAACGTCTTCCCGACGCTTTCGGTGCGCGAAAACCTCGAAATGGGCGCTTACATTCGCCGCGACGATTTCCGGCCGCTGATCGAGAAAATCTTCGAATATTTCCCGCCGCTGCGCGACAAGCATCGCCAGCCTGCGGGCGAATTGTCGGGCGGGCAGCGCCAGATGGTGGCTATCGGCCGCGCGCTGATGATGGAGCCCAAGCTGCTGCTGCTCGACGAGCCGACTGCCGGCCTGTCGCCGCGTTATATGGGCGAGATATTCGAGCGCGTCATCGCTATCAACGAGAGTGGCGTCGGCATTTTGATGGTCGAGCAGAATGCGCGCCAGGCGCTGGCCATTGCCCACAAGGGTTTCGTCCTGGCCGGCGGAAGAAATTCCTTCACCGACACCGGGCAGGCCCTGCTCGACAATCCGGAAGTGGCCGAAAGCTTCCTCGGCGGGGGAGTGCATTGA
- a CDS encoding ABC transporter ATP-binding protein, whose translation MNTLIEVRNVTKRFGSVVAVDNCSLKVERGTITGLIGPNGAGKTTMFNMVAGAFPPSSGTILLDGEDVTGLAAHELFEHGLSRTFQIAQEFTHLTALENLMVVTAGRGEESFFDACFRRGKIHADELAARRKAEEILKILRLTHVKNEQAGNLSGGQKKLLELGRVMMAEPHVVLLDEVAAGVNRTLLNDLASVVESLNREKGLTFFVIEHDMDLIARLCDPVIVMAAGSVMVQGPMADIRKNPEVIEAYFGGAPAERAS comes from the coding sequence GTGAATACACTCATCGAGGTCAGAAACGTCACGAAACGGTTCGGAAGCGTCGTGGCTGTCGACAATTGCTCGCTCAAGGTCGAGCGCGGCACGATCACCGGTCTGATCGGCCCGAACGGGGCCGGCAAGACGACCATGTTCAACATGGTCGCAGGCGCGTTTCCGCCTTCCTCCGGCACCATCCTGCTCGACGGCGAGGACGTCACCGGGCTCGCAGCGCACGAGCTGTTCGAGCACGGCCTGTCGCGCACCTTCCAGATCGCGCAGGAATTCACGCATCTTACTGCACTCGAAAACCTGATGGTGGTCACTGCGGGCCGGGGCGAGGAATCCTTCTTCGACGCCTGTTTCCGCCGCGGCAAAATTCACGCCGACGAACTGGCCGCCCGCCGCAAGGCTGAGGAAATCCTGAAAATCCTCCGGCTTACCCATGTAAAGAACGAGCAGGCCGGCAACCTATCCGGCGGCCAGAAGAAGCTCCTGGAACTCGGCCGGGTGATGATGGCCGAGCCCCACGTGGTGCTGCTCGACGAGGTTGCGGCCGGCGTCAACCGCACTTTGCTGAACGATCTCGCTTCGGTGGTCGAATCCCTCAACCGCGAAAAGGGACTGACCTTCTTCGTCATCGAGCACGATATGGATCTCATCGCGCGGCTCTGTGATCCGGTCATCGTCATGGCCGCCGGCTCGGTGATGGTTCAGGGGCCGATGGCCGACATCCGCAAGAACCCGGAAGTCATCGAGGCCTATTTCGGCGGTGCGCCTGCGGAGCGCGCGTCATGA
- a CDS encoding ABC transporter substrate-binding protein, which yields MKRITRTIFATAMVGTAVLAASAANADVKIGFLGGFTGPIESLVPPIFEGAKLAVSQVNEQGGILDGQKLEIVSGDSTCADATAASNAADRMVNSEKVTALVGPLCSGETIAAANNAAIPGGVVIVSPAATSPAISKLDDKDLVFRTTSSDAYSGEALAKILQEKGTDNIAITYVNNDYGKGFADALEESFKELGGTVAAKEAHEDGKADYRAEIGSLASSGAEMLVVLAYVDGSGSTIIRQALEGGDFSQFAGGDGMVGDSLITNIGEGKLDGMVATRIGNATGPGTELYGPMAKEAGLDPNANFGAQAYDAGFLIALAIQKLGKDTREGLNEALREVSSAPGEVILPGEWEKAKKLIAEGTDINYEGAAGSHEFDENGDVPGNVIEMVVEGKGFKEVAEAN from the coding sequence ATGAAACGCATCACCAGGACAATCTTCGCGACCGCCATGGTCGGTACGGCCGTGCTGGCCGCCTCGGCCGCCAATGCCGACGTCAAGATCGGCTTCCTCGGCGGCTTCACCGGCCCGATCGAAAGCCTCGTCCCGCCGATCTTTGAGGGCGCCAAGCTCGCCGTCTCGCAGGTCAACGAGCAGGGAGGCATCCTCGACGGCCAGAAGCTCGAGATCGTCTCGGGCGACTCCACCTGCGCCGACGCCACCGCCGCTTCGAACGCCGCCGACCGCATGGTCAATTCCGAGAAGGTGACGGCGCTTGTCGGCCCGCTCTGCTCGGGCGAGACCATCGCGGCCGCCAACAATGCGGCCATTCCGGGCGGCGTCGTCATCGTCTCGCCGGCCGCGACCTCGCCGGCCATCTCCAAGCTTGATGACAAGGACCTCGTCTTCCGCACGACGTCGTCCGACGCTTATAGCGGCGAGGCGCTGGCCAAGATCCTGCAGGAAAAGGGCACCGACAACATCGCCATCACCTACGTCAACAACGACTACGGCAAAGGCTTCGCCGACGCGCTGGAAGAGTCGTTTAAGGAACTCGGCGGCACAGTCGCGGCTAAGGAGGCGCATGAGGACGGCAAGGCCGACTACCGCGCCGAAATCGGTTCGCTGGCATCGTCCGGCGCCGAGATGCTGGTGGTTCTGGCCTATGTCGACGGCTCCGGCTCGACGATCATCCGGCAGGCGCTGGAAGGCGGCGACTTCTCGCAATTCGCAGGCGGAGACGGCATGGTCGGCGACTCGCTGATCACCAATATCGGTGAGGGCAAGCTCGACGGCATGGTCGCCACCCGCATCGGCAACGCCACTGGCCCGGGTACCGAGCTCTATGGGCCGATGGCCAAGGAGGCAGGTCTCGATCCGAACGCCAATTTCGGAGCGCAGGCTTATGATGCCGGGTTCCTGATCGCACTCGCTATCCAAAAGCTCGGCAAGGACACGCGTGAAGGGTTGAACGAAGCATTGCGCGAGGTCTCTTCCGCGCCGGGCGAAGTCATCCTGCCGGGCGAATGGGAAAAAGCCAAGAAGCTGATTGCGGAAGGTACCGACATCAATTACGAGGGCGCCGCAGGCAGCCATGAATTCGACGAGAACGGCGACGTGCCTGGCAACGTCATCGAAATGGTCGTCGAGGGCAAGGGCTTCAAGGAAGTGGCGGAAGCCAACTAA
- the kynU gene encoding kynureninase: MTDDIFARTRALFELPEGVVYLDGNSLGPLPTAVRERVLAEIDQGWGERLIRGWNERGWIDLQLDAGNRIARLIGAPEDSVVAADSTSVNLFKVLTAALGMAGDRKIVLSDSGNFPTDLYVAQGAVEALGRGHELKIVAPEEIETAITADVAVLMITQVDYRTGRLHDMAALTAKAHEQGVITIWDLCHSAGALPVDLAGCNVDFAIGCGYKYLNGGPGAPAFLYVRPDHADRVSPSLSGWMGHEAPFAFDLDYRPARGIDRMRVGTPAILSLAALHTALEVWDGVDMNALRRRSIVLSERFIKEVEARCPELELASPRDPSVRGSQVSFRFREGYAAVQALIANGVIGDFRAPDIMRFGFTPLYISEADVVTAAQMLERVMRENLWDRPEFRMRSKVT; encoded by the coding sequence ATGACCGACGATATCTTCGCCCGGACGCGCGCGCTTTTCGAATTGCCGGAAGGCGTCGTCTATCTCGACGGCAATTCGCTCGGGCCGCTGCCAACCGCCGTGCGGGAACGGGTCCTGGCCGAGATCGACCAAGGCTGGGGGGAGCGGCTGATCCGCGGCTGGAACGAGCGCGGCTGGATCGACCTGCAACTCGACGCCGGCAACCGCATAGCCAGGCTGATCGGCGCGCCGGAAGACAGTGTTGTCGCTGCGGATTCGACCTCGGTCAATCTGTTCAAGGTGCTGACAGCGGCTCTCGGCATGGCCGGCGACCGGAAAATCGTCCTGTCGGATTCGGGTAATTTCCCGACCGATCTCTACGTCGCTCAGGGCGCGGTGGAGGCGCTCGGGCGCGGACACGAACTGAAGATCGTCGCGCCGGAAGAGATCGAGACAGCAATAACCGCGGATGTGGCGGTGCTGATGATCACGCAGGTCGACTACAGGACCGGCCGCCTGCACGACATGGCGGCGCTGACCGCGAAGGCGCATGAGCAGGGCGTGATAACCATCTGGGATCTCTGCCATTCCGCCGGCGCGCTTCCGGTGGACCTTGCCGGCTGCAATGTCGATTTCGCCATTGGCTGCGGCTACAAATATCTGAACGGCGGCCCCGGCGCGCCGGCTTTCCTCTATGTCCGCCCCGACCATGCCGACCGCGTTTCGCCGTCGCTTTCGGGCTGGATGGGCCACGAGGCCCCGTTCGCCTTCGATCTCGACTACCGCCCGGCGCGCGGCATCGACCGCATGCGGGTCGGCACGCCGGCGATCCTGTCGCTCGCGGCGCTCCACACGGCGCTGGAGGTGTGGGACGGCGTGGATATGAACGCATTGCGCAGGCGCTCGATCGTGCTGTCGGAGCGCTTCATCAAGGAGGTCGAGGCGCGCTGTCCGGAGCTTGAACTGGCGTCGCCGCGCGATCCGTCGGTACGGGGAAGCCAGGTCTCGTTCCGCTTCCGCGAAGGCTACGCCGCGGTGCAGGCGCTTATAGCCAACGGCGTCATCGGCGACTTCCGTGCACCCGACATCATGCGCTTCGGCTTCACGCCGCTCTATATAAGCGAGGCGGATGTGGTGACGGCCGCGCAGATGCTCGAGCGCGTCATGCGCGAGAATTTGTGGGACCGGCCGGAATTCCGCATGCGCAGCAAAGTGACCTGA